In the genome of Vicingus serpentipes, the window TACGAGTGATAAGTAGTTTTTCATGTTGTGATAAATCTCTTGACAAAATTAACAATACTAACTAAGTAATAAATTTAAAAATGAAACTTACTTTATTAACTTTACACTTTATAATATTTAATTTACAAAAATGAGCGACGATAAAAAAGTAATATTTGGGATGGAGAAAGTAGGCAAGACATTGCCTAATGGAAAAGTAATCTTAAAAGACATTTATTTGTCTTTCTTTTATGGAGCAAAAATTGGAATCATTGGTCTTAATGGTTCTGGTAAATCTACCGTAATGAAAATTATTGCAGGTGTTGAAGATGATTATAATGGAGAAGTTACATTTTCGCCAGGCTATACAGTTGGGTATTTAGAGCAGGAGCCAAAGTTAGATCCTACAAAAACAGTTAAGGAAATTGTTCAAGAAGGTGCACAAGAAACAATAGATGTATTGGCTGAATATGAAGCAATTAATTTGAAATTCGGAGATCCTGAAGTATATGAAAATCCAGATAAAATGGATGAGTTAATGAAGCAACAAGCTGAATTACAAGATAAAATTGATGCTTTAGGAGCATGGGAATTAGATACAAAATTAGGAAGAGCAATGGATGCTTTAAATTGCCCTCCAGAAGATGCATTAGTAGCTAATTTATCAGGAGGAGAGTTAAGAAGGGTTGCACTTTGTCGTTTATTACTTAAACAACCAGATGTATTATTATTAGATGAGCCTACTAACCACTTGGATACGGAGTCTGTTTATTGGTTGGAACAACATTTACAACAATACCCAGGAACTGTTATTGCTATTACTCACGATAGGTATTTCCTTGATAATGTTGCAGGCTGGATATTAGAATTAGATAGAGGTCACGGTATTCCTTGGAAAGGTAATTATTCATCTTGGTTAGATCAAAAATCGAAAAGATTAGCACAAGAAGAGAAGACAGAAAGCAAGCGTAAAAAGATTTTAGAGCGTGAGTTGGAATGGACTAAAATGAATGCAAAAGGCAGACAAACTAAATCTAAAGCTCGTTTAGCAAATTATGATAAGATGCTGAGCGAAAATGTAAACGAAAAAGAAGCAAGATTAGAGTTAATTATTCCTAACGGACCTCGTTTAGGAAACGAAGTATTAGATGTAGAAGGAGTAGCTAAAGGGTATGGAGATAAATTATTGTATGAAAATTTAACCTTTAAATTACCTCCTGCTGGAATTGTTGGTATTATTGGTCCTAATGGTGCTGGTAAAACAACTTTATTTAGAATGATTATGGGAGAAGAGACTCCTGATGCAGGTACATTTAAAGTAGGTGAAACAGTTAAATTAGGCTATGTTGATCAAACACATGAAGATTTAGACCCTGAAAAAACAATTTTTGAAGTATTTTCGGGGGGGACAGAAATGATGGAATTTGGAGGAAGAACGATTAATTCTAGAGCATACTTATCTAAGTTTAATTTTGCTGGAGGTGACCAAAACAAAAAAGTAGGAATCCTATCTGGTGGAGAAAGAAATAGATTACACTTAGCAATGGCAATAAAACAAGAAGCTAACGTGTTGTTACTCGATGAGCCAACCAATGATTTGGACGTAAATGCAATTAGAGCTTTAGAAGAAGGATTGGAAAATTTTGCAGGTTGTGCTGTAATTATTTCTCACGATAGATGGTTTTTGGATAGAATTTGTACTCATATTTTAGCATTTGAAGGTAATTCAGAAGTTTATTCTTTTGAAGGTTCTTATACTGAATATGAAGAGAATAGAAGAAAACGATTAGGTACTGAACCACAAAGATTTAAGTATAAGAAATTAGTTAAATAGGCTATTCAGCTATAATTATAAGCCCTACTATTAATTAATGGTAGGGCTTTTTTGTTTAAAGGCTTGTTTTTTTAGGGTTTTAAGATTCTCTCAAATTTGTTAGTGAGAATTTTTAAAGAAATGTATTTTCGTGCAACTTTTATTGCAAAACCATAGTCTTAAGAAAAAAAACATATATATATTTAAAAGAATGAAAAGAGAATTATTTATAGGATTACTTGTATTAATATCCATTAATATAAAAGCACAACTTGTTGTTAATACAGGCACTATGACTCCGACTCAATACGTACAAAATGTATTAGTAGGTGGTGGGGTTGCAGTTTCAAATGTTACTTTTTTCGGAGCTGCAGGTCAATTAGGAGATTTTGATAGTCAAAATGCAAATGTGGGTATTAACCAAGGTTTAGTATTGTCTTCTGGTAATGTTGTTAATTCTGTTGGCCCAAATAATGATAGTGGGTTTGGTACTTCTGATAATTTAAATGGCCCTGGAGATCCAGATTTACAAGCTTTATCAGGGATAGGTATGAATGATGTTGCAATTTTAGAATTTGATTTTATTCCAAGCGGAGATAGTATAAAATTTAATTATGTTTTTGGATCTGAAGAATACATGGAATGGGTCGGAGGTGGAGTAAATGATGCTTTTGGATTCTTCTTAAGTGGCCCTGGAATTGCTGGTCCATTCTCTAACAGTGCTGTTAATTTAGCTAAAATTCCAGGAACAAATACAGCAGTATCTATTGATGATGTTAATGCGTTTACAAATCAAGCATATTATATTGATAATGGAGATGGTAATTCAGCTCCATTTAACGCTGACCCTCAATATGTTCAATATGACGGGTTAACGGTTACTTTAGTTGCTGAAGCTCAGGTTCAATGTGGTCAATTATATCATATTAAAATTGCAATAGCTGATGGGGGTGATGGATCATTAAATTCAGGCGTTTTTCTTGAAGGAGGAAGTTTTTCTTCTAATGAAATAGCTATAGATATTTCTGTTCCAACTTTAGATGTTGTAAATGGAATGCCTGCTGTAATTGAAGGTTGTAGTGAGGCAATTATTAGTTTTACTAGGTCAGATATTTCAGATAGCTTAGTAATAACTTTTAATATTTCTGGTGATGCAATTAATGGATCAGATTATGCTTTTATTCCTGATAGTATAAAATTTAATGCTGGAGAAGATTCTGTTGCAATTGTTATAACCCCTTTCATTGATGGGCCAGATGATTTTGGACAAGATACCGTTACAATTTCTTACATAAGTATAAATGCCTGTGGCGATACTCTATTTTCAACAGGGTCATTTTTAATATTAGATGTACCAAATTTAGTTGTAGATGCTCCAGACTTATCAATCTGTCCAGTTTCAAATACTACTTTAACAGCCGAAGCTGCGGGAGCTGTGCCTCCTTTTGTTTATAATTGGGTAAATACATCAAACGATACGATTCAAACAGACTCAATTCATGGGATAAGTTCATTGTCTGTTCCAGGACTAGTTTCCGATACATATTATTTATATGTAACAGATAGTTGTAATTTAATAACAACTACAGATACAATTAATATTTATGTTAATGATGATATGGCAAGTATAAGCACAACTGGAGATACAACTTTGTTTTGTGCTGGACAAACAATTTCTATAGGAGCATTTCCTGATGATTTAGGAAATGTTTACGATTATGAGTGGTTTGATCAAATAGGAGGAGTTGGAATAGACAATGATAGTGTTTTAACTGTTTCTCCTGTAGCTACAATAACTTATTATGTTACTGCAACAAATGTTTGTAATGGGTCTACAGATACAGATACTGTTAATGTTATTGTGGATTATACTCCAATAGAAATTACATCAATAACAAATGATACTACGTTCCAATGTTTAGGTGTTGATTATAATCTTGATTTATATTCAGTAGTTCAAAATGGAACTTTACCTTATTCATTTGGCTGGACTGGAGATGCTTCAAGTTCTGATAGTTTATTTCAAGTAACTATGAATACACCATCAACTTATTATTTAGAAATTACAGATGCTTGTTCTTTAAAAGCTTACGATACAGTTGTGGTAACTTTTGCTCCATATGTTCCGATGAGTCTTACAACACCTACAATGGATTCTATTTGTTCTGGTTCTGAAGCTGAGGTTTCAGTTAGAGTTTTTGATGGTTTAGCTCCATATACTATTAGTTGGAATAATGGTGATACAGGAGAAAATATTGTTATAGAAACTTCTGGTTCGTCAGCAATTCCAGTTGAAGTTAATGTAACCGATAATTGTGGTCAGCAAATTAGTACAGTAGTTGAAATTCCAATAAAACTATGTGATGTAATTCCTATGAATGTTATTACACCTAATGGAGATGGGATGAACGAGTTTGTGACATTTATTAATTTAGAAAATTATGAAAACAGTAAATTAAATGTCTTTAATCGTTGGGGTAAATCAGTTTACAGTAGCGATAATTATAAAAATGATTGGGATGGAGGAAAATTAAATGATGGTACATATTTTTATGTATTAGAAGTTAACGATTCTAAATCGACAATTCTTAAAGGAACATTTACATTACTTAAATAAAAGAAGATAAAAGATGAGAAAAATTATATTAGTATTAGTCGCAATTATTTTTTCAGGAATTATAATTGCACAAGAAAAAGGACAACCAACTAAGATAAAAGGGAAAGATATTTATGCACTTTTGGTAAATAAAACTGAATTTAATAATGTTGGAACTGTTAAATTAACTGAAGAGCAGATTAATTCTACAATAAGTTTAGAAGAAAGAATAGAGTTGTTTATCAAAAATGCAGATTCAGACTTTGATTTAATAATGACTAGAAATGGATTGTCAGCTATTTTGATGAAGTATAAAGATGGAGTTGATATAGTGCCTGGAAGTGTGATTAAAATTCAAGGGAAAGATGTTTACTTGTTATCTTCTCCTCAAAAAAAATATGATGTTTTAGAATCTAAAAAAATATTAAATAAAGAGATTATAATGCCATTTAATAAAATAGTTGAAGAATCAATTAAATCAATGGATAAAGATTTTGATGCGGTGTTAATTAAAAATAATACTGTAGATTATATTGTATATCAATAATTATAAAAGAATTAAAATAAGAAAACCTCAAACATTGTTTGAGGTTTTCTTATTTTAATAACCTTAGTTGTTCGTAATATTCTAGTTTTTTTGGACGCCTAAGAGTTAGTGATGATTCTGTATAATATTGATGCTTTTTCAGGAATTTCACTTGAATTTCATTCCATTCTTCAAGGCTAAATTTATGGTCGTATTCATGAAGTTCTTTGTAAAGTGTTTCTGCTATTTTAAAAAAATCATCACGACCTAAATAATCATAATCTGCATCACACATAATTTTTTCAAGCAATGTTTGAGGTCTCGCAGTTATTCGAGTTGTAAGAATAATGTTCCCAATTGCATTAACTTGTTTCTCATTATATTTAAATTTAGGAAGTATTTCTTTTGTTAAGGTAACTGCTAGTTCTTCATTGTTTTCATATTGATATATAAACCCGGAATCATGAAATAATGCAGCTGTATTTATAATTATTTTTTCTTCTTGAGATAAGTTTTCTAATTCAGCAATTTTTATGGAAGCTTCATAAACATCCATTGTATGATGTATACCATGGTAATATAAATTAGGTTTTAACTCATTTTCTAAGCGAGTTAAAATATATTTTTTGGCATTTTTAAAGTCCATAACTTAAAGTTAAGATATTTTGTTTTACTATTTACCTTTAATGTTAGATTAACTAACTTAGCGGTTCAATTTAGAATGATGAGTAATAAGCCAAGCATACCAAAAGGGACAAGAGATTTTTCGCCAATAGAAATGGCAAGAAGAAATTATATTTTCGATACCATTAAAAAGGTGTATAAAAAATATGGCTTTCAGCAAATAGAAACCCCTGCAATGGAGAACTTGAGTACATTGTTTGGTTCAGGAGGGGATGAGAGTGATAAATTAATTTTCAAGATTTTAAATAGTGGCGATTATTTATCTAAAGCAGATGGAAAAGCTTTAGAAGAAAAAAACTCAACGGGATTAACAAAATCAATTGCTGAAAAAGCCCTTCACTACGATCTAACCGTTCCTTTTGCTCGTTATGTGGTACAAAATCAAAATGAGATTACTTTCCCATTTCGTCGATTTCAAATTCAGCCTGTTTGGCGTGCTGATAGACCTCAAAAAGGTCGCTACCGTGAGTTCTATCAATGCGATGCTGATATTATTGGTTCTGATTCGTTGTTAAATGAAGTTGATTTAATTAAAATTATTGATGATGTTTTTACTGAACTTTTTCAAGGAAAATTAAACTATACGGTATCAATTAATAATAGAAAGGTTTTAGCGGGAATTGCTGAAGCTATAGGAGAGACTGATAAATTAATTGATATTACTGTTGCAATTGATAAGTTAGATAAAATAGGGGTTGATAAAGTTTTGGAAGAATTGCAATTTAAAGGTGTTGATATTAAAGCACTAACTAAACTAAGACCTCTATTTGAATTAAAAGATGATTTAAATGAAAATCTAAAATTTTTAGAAAATCTATTATCAACTTCAGAAATTGGTAAGAAAGGGATAGAAGAATTAAGAACAGTCTTTAATTATGTAAATCAATTAGGTTTAAAAACTTCAAACCTAAAACTTGATGTTACATTAGCTCGTGGTTTAGGGTATTATACAGGAACAATTATCGAAGTTAAAGTAGATAACTTCCCGAGTATAACCGGTGGTGGTCGTTATGATGATTTAACT includes:
- a CDS encoding HD domain-containing protein, whose amino-acid sequence is MDFKNAKKYILTRLENELKPNLYYHGIHHTMDVYEASIKIAELENLSQEEKIIINTAALFHDSGFIYQYENNEELAVTLTKEILPKFKYNEKQVNAIGNIILTTRITARPQTLLEKIMCDADYDYLGRDDFFKIAETLYKELHEYDHKFSLEEWNEIQVKFLKKHQYYTESSLTLRRPKKLEYYEQLRLLK
- a CDS encoding choice-of-anchor L domain-containing protein — translated: MKRELFIGLLVLISINIKAQLVVNTGTMTPTQYVQNVLVGGGVAVSNVTFFGAAGQLGDFDSQNANVGINQGLVLSSGNVVNSVGPNNDSGFGTSDNLNGPGDPDLQALSGIGMNDVAILEFDFIPSGDSIKFNYVFGSEEYMEWVGGGVNDAFGFFLSGPGIAGPFSNSAVNLAKIPGTNTAVSIDDVNAFTNQAYYIDNGDGNSAPFNADPQYVQYDGLTVTLVAEAQVQCGQLYHIKIAIADGGDGSLNSGVFLEGGSFSSNEIAIDISVPTLDVVNGMPAVIEGCSEAIISFTRSDISDSLVITFNISGDAINGSDYAFIPDSIKFNAGEDSVAIVITPFIDGPDDFGQDTVTISYISINACGDTLFSTGSFLILDVPNLVVDAPDLSICPVSNTTLTAEAAGAVPPFVYNWVNTSNDTIQTDSIHGISSLSVPGLVSDTYYLYVTDSCNLITTTDTINIYVNDDMASISTTGDTTLFCAGQTISIGAFPDDLGNVYDYEWFDQIGGVGIDNDSVLTVSPVATITYYVTATNVCNGSTDTDTVNVIVDYTPIEITSITNDTTFQCLGVDYNLDLYSVVQNGTLPYSFGWTGDASSSDSLFQVTMNTPSTYYLEITDACSLKAYDTVVVTFAPYVPMSLTTPTMDSICSGSEAEVSVRVFDGLAPYTISWNNGDTGENIVIETSGSSAIPVEVNVTDNCGQQISTVVEIPIKLCDVIPMNVITPNGDGMNEFVTFINLENYENSKLNVFNRWGKSVYSSDNYKNDWDGGKLNDGTYFYVLEVNDSKSTILKGTFTLLK
- the hisS gene encoding histidine--tRNA ligase, whose amino-acid sequence is MSNKPSIPKGTRDFSPIEMARRNYIFDTIKKVYKKYGFQQIETPAMENLSTLFGSGGDESDKLIFKILNSGDYLSKADGKALEEKNSTGLTKSIAEKALHYDLTVPFARYVVQNQNEITFPFRRFQIQPVWRADRPQKGRYREFYQCDADIIGSDSLLNEVDLIKIIDDVFTELFQGKLNYTVSINNRKVLAGIAEAIGETDKLIDITVAIDKLDKIGVDKVLEELQFKGVDIKALTKLRPLFELKDDLNENLKFLENLLSTSEIGKKGIEELRTVFNYVNQLGLKTSNLKLDVTLARGLGYYTGTIIEVKVDNFPSITGGGRYDDLTGKFGLKDVSGVGISFGADRIYDVLLDNNLYPEFKGDSTQVLFINFGDKEQDYCLPLLFQLRDAGVNAEIYPEAAKMKKQMTFANNKNIKYVVMVGSDEMEAGKLTVKNMESGEQESLTIEELITLFK
- the ettA gene encoding energy-dependent translational throttle protein EttA produces the protein MSDDKKVIFGMEKVGKTLPNGKVILKDIYLSFFYGAKIGIIGLNGSGKSTVMKIIAGVEDDYNGEVTFSPGYTVGYLEQEPKLDPTKTVKEIVQEGAQETIDVLAEYEAINLKFGDPEVYENPDKMDELMKQQAELQDKIDALGAWELDTKLGRAMDALNCPPEDALVANLSGGELRRVALCRLLLKQPDVLLLDEPTNHLDTESVYWLEQHLQQYPGTVIAITHDRYFLDNVAGWILELDRGHGIPWKGNYSSWLDQKSKRLAQEEKTESKRKKILERELEWTKMNAKGRQTKSKARLANYDKMLSENVNEKEARLELIIPNGPRLGNEVLDVEGVAKGYGDKLLYENLTFKLPPAGIVGIIGPNGAGKTTLFRMIMGEETPDAGTFKVGETVKLGYVDQTHEDLDPEKTIFEVFSGGTEMMEFGGRTINSRAYLSKFNFAGGDQNKKVGILSGGERNRLHLAMAIKQEANVLLLDEPTNDLDVNAIRALEEGLENFAGCAVIISHDRWFLDRICTHILAFEGNSEVYSFEGSYTEYEENRRKRLGTEPQRFKYKKLVK